Proteins found in one Drosophila innubila isolate TH190305 chromosome X, UK_Dinn_1.0, whole genome shotgun sequence genomic segment:
- the LOC117785670 gene encoding tRNA-specific adenosine deaminase 1 isoform X2 → MTTPNLYDEKEVMEEFISCYRHFSALWDNGSMDYLSKKKKEPGYQELLKILRRVNRGASVQDVKRKINSLRCCYRREIKKIRMSYNTYEPRLWWFHMMDFLKPVLNLNEVATSSPVKRESQSLYDSLDEASMQDEDIFAEPFQPEEDMLVLEGVGEGEGDADVDADVEVEEEEEGGMDAETELKGVLKMENKYQTHSNSNNNNNNNNSNNNNNKHAYSRLHSHSHSHPYGTNQTSQSQLQSRRSGSGVGVAPVSATQSLRRRRRSSYADDYEEESSAVAATPTATAKKRRQMIDQMVSRSVEHADSECDLIGKRMAAHFRNMRPDQRLYAERIISEVLVYGRMNRLSLDARFLPNGGATSSTTPTPHTTSNSNTDEVLYGRDDVK, encoded by the exons ATGACGACGCCCAATTTGTATGACGAAAAGGAGGTAATGGAGGAATTCATTAGCTGCTATCGTCACTTTAGCGCCCTCTGGGATAATGGATCCATGGACTATCTgtcgaaaaagaaaaaagagccCGGATATCAGGAGTTATTAAAGATATTGAGACGGGTAAATCGTGGGGCAAGCGTACAGGATGTAAAACGTAAGATCAACTCGTTACGTTGTTGCTATCGACGGGAGATCAAAAAGATACGGATGTCGTATAATACGTATGAGCCGCGTCTTTGGTGGTTTCATATGATGGACTTTCTTAAGCCGGTGCTCAATTTAAACGAGGTGGCAACTTCTTCACCCGTCAAACGTGAGAGTCAAAGTCTGTATGACAGTCTCGACGAGGCGAGCATGCAA GATGAGGATATATTTGCTGAGCCCTTTCAACCCGAGGAGGATATGCTTGTCCTCGAGGGGGTGGGCGAGGGGGAAGGGGATGCCGATGTCGATGCGGATGTcgaggtggaggaggaggaggagggcgGCATGGATGCCGAAACTGAGCTAAAAGGTgtattaaaaatggaaaacaaataTCAGACACATtccaatagcaacaacaacaacaataataataacagcaacaacaacaacaacaagcatgCATATTCACGTttgcattcacattcacattcgcatCCTTACGGCACAAATCAAACATCGCAATCGCAATTGCAGTCGcgtcgcagcggcagcggcgtcggcgtcgctCCCGTTTCAGCAACACAATCGttgcgtcgacgtcgacgcagCAGCTATGCGGATGACTATGAGGAGGAGAGCAGCGCAGTTGCAGCGACgccaacagcgacagcgaagAAACGTCGCCAGATGATAGACCAGATGGTTAGTCGCAGCGTCGAGCATGCGGACAGCGAATGCGATTTGATTGGCAAACGGATGGCCGCCCATTTCCGTAACATGCGTCCCGATCAACGACTCTACGCCGAGCGCATCATCAGCGAGGTTCTTGTCTACGGACGCATGAATCGTCTATCGCTCGATGCCCGTTTCCTTCCCAACGGCGGTGCCACCTCCTCAACCACCCCCACCCCCCACACCACTAGCAACTCCAATACCGATGAGGTACTATATGGCAGGGATGATGTCAAATAA
- the LOC117785670 gene encoding suppressor of Mek1 isoform X1 produces MPELWLANNKDYRNRRLKAKSYNRLLSHIREADPNSNIHMLKRKINNLRTSYRRELRKVLESKSLGNGEEYVPSLWYYNELDFLYEQETGEAQTLLAPEPEHEPEPEHEYLKENISDDDNIVEVADENAAAVHEGADEDIFAEPFQPEEDMLVLEGVGEGEGDADVDADVEVEEEEEGGMDAETELKGVLKMENKYQTHSNSNNNNNNNNSNNNNNKHAYSRLHSHSHSHPYGTNQTSQSQLQSRRSGSGVGVAPVSATQSLRRRRRSSYADDYEEESSAVAATPTATAKKRRQMIDQMVSRSVEHADSECDLIGKRMAAHFRNMRPDQRLYAERIISEVLVYGRMNRLSLDARFLPNGGATSSTTPTPHTTSNSNTDEVLYGRDDVK; encoded by the exons ATGCCAGAACTATGGCTGGCCAATAACAAAGATTATCGTAATCGTAGACTGAAAGCAAAATCCTATAATCGTCTCTTGTCGCATATACGTGAAGCGGATCCAAATTCAAATATCCATATGTTAAAGAGAAAGATCAACAATTTGCGCACTTCGTACCGTCGGGAATTGCGTAAGGTGCTTGAAAGTAAATCCCTTGGTAATGGCGAAGAATATGTACCCTCCTTGTGGTACTACAATGAGCTCGACTTTCTCTACGAACAGGAAACAGGCGAGGCACAAACTTTACTCGCACCCGAACCCGAACATGAACCCGAGCCCGAACATGAATATCTCAAGGAAAACATTTCGGATGACGACAATATTGTTGAGGTAGCCGATGAAAATGCAGCTGCCGTTCATGAAGGGGCT GATGAGGATATATTTGCTGAGCCCTTTCAACCCGAGGAGGATATGCTTGTCCTCGAGGGGGTGGGCGAGGGGGAAGGGGATGCCGATGTCGATGCGGATGTcgaggtggaggaggaggaggagggcgGCATGGATGCCGAAACTGAGCTAAAAGGTgtattaaaaatggaaaacaaataTCAGACACATtccaatagcaacaacaacaacaataataataacagcaacaacaacaacaacaagcatgCATATTCACGTttgcattcacattcacattcgcatCCTTACGGCACAAATCAAACATCGCAATCGCAATTGCAGTCGcgtcgcagcggcagcggcgtcggcgtcgctCCCGTTTCAGCAACACAATCGttgcgtcgacgtcgacgcagCAGCTATGCGGATGACTATGAGGAGGAGAGCAGCGCAGTTGCAGCGACgccaacagcgacagcgaagAAACGTCGCCAGATGATAGACCAGATGGTTAGTCGCAGCGTCGAGCATGCGGACAGCGAATGCGATTTGATTGGCAAACGGATGGCCGCCCATTTCCGTAACATGCGTCCCGATCAACGACTCTACGCCGAGCGCATCATCAGCGAGGTTCTTGTCTACGGACGCATGAATCGTCTATCGCTCGATGCCCGTTTCCTTCCCAACGGCGGTGCCACCTCCTCAACCACCCCCACCCCCCACACCACTAGCAACTCCAATACCGATGAGGTACTATATGGCAGGGATGATGTCAAATAA